From Fibrobacter sp., the proteins below share one genomic window:
- a CDS encoding serpin family protein: protein MRKILCVLAALLVFNCVNDPVNTNRVEQGDGKFLTARSSESRDVIPASDSRVAEQAKSINQFASRMYKQLVEGNKNLFFSPYSITVALGMTDAGAAGETAEQIRSTLQVTLAGEDFHAALNGLDRSLETHSDETEKLELNVVNSIWQQNGLLIKDTYLDLLARHYDAGVNLLDFRKNPESCRIIINNWVSEQTKSRINNLLPPGSINTLTELVLTNAIYFMADWLYSFNSEKTDNQEFQLLDGEKVLVPTMKLEGENGGEIKLLYTEAENVRVLELPYKGGRIAMDFILPDSGMFSDFESNFSAEDITGLLDKLNPTVLPPIRIPKFQFTTEPMSLTNAFKSLGMTAPFSNADFSGISDKYNLVISDIIHKAFIKVDEKGTEAAAATAIILGRDTTASSYPIFVADRPFIYLIRDTQTKAILFMGRVMDPRVNG from the coding sequence AATTCCTGACTGCAAGGTCATCAGAGAGCAGGGATGTTATTCCAGCAAGTGATTCCCGGGTGGCAGAGCAGGCTAAGAGCATAAACCAGTTTGCCTCCAGGATGTATAAGCAGCTTGTGGAAGGAAACAAGAACCTCTTTTTTTCCCCTTACAGCATAACAGTGGCGTTGGGGATGACTGATGCGGGTGCTGCAGGAGAAACTGCCGAGCAGATTCGAAGTACACTTCAGGTGACACTTGCAGGAGAGGATTTTCATGCCGCTCTCAATGGTCTTGACAGGAGTCTGGAGACTCATTCGGATGAGACCGAAAAACTTGAACTCAATGTTGTAAACAGTATCTGGCAGCAGAACGGTCTTTTGATAAAAGATACTTATCTGGATCTCCTTGCACGTCATTATGATGCAGGAGTAAATTTGCTCGATTTCAGGAAAAATCCGGAATCATGCCGTATCATTATAAACAACTGGGTAAGTGAGCAGACAAAATCAAGGATAAACAATCTTCTTCCACCTGGATCCATAAATACTTTAACAGAACTGGTATTAACAAATGCCATTTACTTTATGGCAGACTGGCTTTATTCCTTTAATTCTGAAAAAACAGACAATCAGGAATTCCAACTCCTTGACGGTGAAAAAGTTCTTGTTCCGACTATGAAGCTGGAGGGTGAGAATGGTGGCGAAATAAAACTATTATATACAGAAGCGGAGAATGTCAGGGTCCTTGAGCTTCCATACAAAGGCGGACGTATCGCCATGGATTTCATTCTTCCGGACAGTGGCATGTTTTCCGATTTTGAATCGAATTTCAGCGCAGAAGATATTACCGGGTTGCTGGACAAGCTGAATCCAACAGTATTGCCACCAATTCGCATTCCGAAATTTCAGTTTACTACCGAACCGATGTCTTTGACAAATGCGTTTAAATCACTGGGTATGACAGCCCCATTTTCAAACGCGGATTTCTCGGGAATTTCTGACAAGTATAACCTGGTCATCTCAGATATAATCCATAAGGCATTTATCAAGGTTGATGAGAAGGGTACTGAGGCCGCTGCCGCGACAGCAATAATTCTTGGGAGGGACACCACAGCATCTTCATACCCAATCTTTGTAGCTGATCGTCCCTTTATCTACCTGATACGCGATACTCAGACAAAGGCGATTCTTTTTATGGGGCGTGTGATGGATCCGAGAGTTAACGGTTGA
- a CDS encoding PAS domain S-box protein gives MEDLIYRNEKLREENNILKALLENTHTHLAYLDRDFNFVYINEAYASGSGHSKAELVGKNHFAFFPNPENKNFSGNAAILQSRSVFMTSHSSMWTSRKGA, from the coding sequence ATGGAAGATCTGATCTACCGGAACGAAAAACTGAGGGAAGAAAACAATATTCTCAAAGCACTTCTGGAAAACACCCATACCCATTTGGCATACCTTGACAGAGACTTCAATTTTGTATACATCAACGAAGCTTATGCTTCCGGATCAGGTCATTCAAAAGCGGAACTTGTCGGAAAGAATCACTTTGCATTTTTTCCAAACCCTGAAAATAAAAACTTTTCAGGGAATGCCGCGATACTGCAAAGCCGGTCCGTTTTCATGACAAGCCATTCCAGTATGTGGACCAGCCGGAAAGGGGCGTAA
- a CDS encoding cellulase produces the protein MVVRFKVSVIILCACIVSSFGAAIHLNQTGFYPEGIKKAVAIGATSDSFFVYNSQDQKVYAGALSGGKFWDASGENARIADFSAFKETGNFKIRIQGCPDSYEFTIANDVHLQVAKASIKAFYFNRASMALDAQYAGKWARSAGHPDNAVQIHQSAAFGQRTAGSTISSPGGWYDAGDYGKYIVNSGITTYTMFAAYEAFPSFYDTLNLNIPESNNDLPDLIDEVLWNLRWMLTMQDSQDGGVYHKLTSRNFCGMIMPEEDDAPRYVIMKSTAATLDFAAVTAQAYRILKKFESQLPGFADQCLTASLNAWKWARSNPAVRYNQTNHNRDYDPDITTGEYGDNNVSDEFKWAATELYIATKQDSFFTIAYPSGMLDDFYTIPAWPGVATLSLYSLFLNKKDLTSAVDEGSIVAKILDLAGDYVARCDTNPYGIGMTASDFYWGSSAVAANQGMAAVFAYLAGGDAKYKNTAINQFDYLLGRNPTGYSFVTGYGDKTPMFIHHRPSEADGIDEPIPGFVVGGPNKNREDAKDCKNAYTSELPALSYIDLMCSYASNEIAINWNAPLVFLSGAIEALQGPSVNTRNPVTVNKKSKFSVIKKKGQLRIDFPNVVSGNLKVFGIDGKVLKTKVVNNLNRVEIKTDWPGQMVLIRFTEEGTGTLLFVEKIFTGMVR, from the coding sequence ATGGTTGTGCGTTTTAAAGTATCTGTAATTATTCTCTGTGCCTGCATTGTTTCCTCTTTTGGCGCTGCCATTCATCTTAACCAGACCGGGTTTTATCCTGAGGGAATAAAAAAGGCGGTAGCGATTGGAGCCACAAGCGACAGCTTTTTTGTATATAATTCTCAGGATCAGAAGGTGTATGCCGGGGCTCTTTCCGGGGGCAAATTCTGGGATGCATCGGGAGAGAATGCCCGGATCGCCGATTTTTCTGCTTTTAAAGAGACTGGTAACTTTAAGATAAGAATACAGGGATGCCCGGATTCCTATGAATTTACTATCGCGAACGATGTTCATCTTCAGGTGGCAAAAGCGAGTATAAAGGCTTTCTACTTCAACAGGGCCTCGATGGCACTTGATGCGCAGTATGCAGGGAAATGGGCAAGAAGCGCCGGTCATCCGGACAACGCGGTCCAGATTCATCAATCGGCTGCTTTCGGTCAGAGAACAGCCGGATCAACCATTTCATCACCCGGTGGATGGTATGATGCGGGTGATTATGGTAAGTACATTGTAAACTCGGGTATCACCACATATACGATGTTTGCTGCTTACGAGGCATTTCCCTCATTTTATGACACTCTCAACCTCAATATTCCCGAGTCCAACAATGATCTCCCCGATCTTATTGATGAGGTGCTGTGGAATTTAAGATGGATGCTTACCATGCAGGATTCTCAGGACGGGGGGGTGTATCACAAGCTCACATCGAGAAATTTCTGCGGGATGATCATGCCTGAGGAAGATGATGCGCCGAGGTATGTAATCATGAAGTCAACTGCTGCCACACTTGACTTTGCGGCAGTAACCGCACAGGCTTACCGCATTCTGAAAAAATTCGAAAGCCAGCTTCCCGGGTTTGCTGATCAGTGTCTGACGGCATCATTGAATGCCTGGAAATGGGCTCGTAGTAATCCAGCGGTTCGCTACAATCAGACTAACCACAACCGTGATTATGATCCGGATATCACAACCGGTGAGTACGGGGACAACAATGTAAGCGATGAGTTCAAGTGGGCAGCTACAGAGCTTTACATAGCGACAAAACAGGACAGTTTCTTCACTATCGCTTATCCATCCGGAATGCTTGATGATTTTTACACCATCCCGGCGTGGCCGGGAGTTGCAACACTCAGTCTCTACTCGCTTTTTCTTAACAAAAAAGACCTGACATCTGCAGTTGATGAAGGCAGTATTGTTGCAAAAATCCTGGATCTTGCAGGTGACTATGTTGCCAGGTGCGACACCAATCCCTACGGGATAGGCATGACCGCATCCGATTTTTACTGGGGAAGCAGTGCTGTAGCAGCAAACCAGGGTATGGCAGCGGTTTTCGCATATCTGGCTGGTGGGGATGCTAAATACAAAAATACTGCCATCAACCAGTTCGATTATCTGCTTGGAAGAAATCCAACCGGGTATTCATTTGTGACCGGTTATGGTGACAAGACTCCCATGTTTATCCACCACAGACCATCAGAGGCTGATGGAATAGATGAGCCGATTCCCGGTTTTGTAGTCGGCGGTCCCAATAAGAACAGGGAGGATGCAAAGGATTGCAAAAATGCCTATACATCGGAACTTCCAGCACTTTCCTATATCGACCTGATGTGCAGCTATGCATCTAACGAGATAGCGATCAACTGGAATGCTCCTCTGGTTTTTCTCTCCGGAGCCATTGAAGCTCTCCAGGGTCCATCAGTAAATACCAGGAATCCGGTGACGGTAAATAAAAAGTCAAAATTTTCCGTTATTAAAAAAAAAGGGCAACTAAGAATTGATTTTCCGAATGTGGTTTCCGGGAATTTAAAGGTGTTTGGTATCGATGGAAAAGTGTTGAAGACAAAAGTGGTCAATAATTTAAACAGAGTTGAAATAAAGACTGACTGGCCTGGACAGATGGTACTGATCAGGTTTACGGAAGAGGGAACCGGAACTCTCCTGTTTGTTGAGAAGATCTTTACCGGTATGGTAAGATAA
- a CDS encoding zinc ribbon domain-containing protein, translating into MPMYEFYCSSCNTIYTFFSRTINTDKVPLCPKCRTDDLKRMVSRFAVTAKSKNSGDDSGMPDLPIDEAKMERAIESLASEAENINEDDPRQAADLMRKLSNMTGLKLGDKMEEALSRIESGEDPEAVGQEMEDLDENDLFKVDGGGKGSSRRAAPTRDETIYDM; encoded by the coding sequence ATGCCGATGTACGAGTTTTACTGCTCTTCGTGCAATACCATTTATACCTTCTTTTCCAGAACTATCAATACGGATAAAGTTCCCTTGTGCCCGAAATGCCGTACCGATGACCTGAAGAGGATGGTATCGAGGTTTGCGGTAACTGCAAAAAGCAAGAATAGTGGTGATGATTCAGGGATGCCTGATCTGCCGATCGATGAGGCAAAGATGGAGAGGGCGATAGAATCTCTTGCTTCAGAGGCTGAGAATATAAACGAGGATGATCCCCGTCAGGCCGCAGATCTCATGCGTAAATTATCTAACATGACCGGTCTAAAACTTGGTGATAAGATGGAAGAAGCTCTCAGCAGGATAGAGTCCGGAGAAGATCCGGAGGCAGTTGGCCAGGAGATGGAAGATCTGGATGAAAATGATCTGTTCAAAGTAGATGGCGGAGGAAAAGGCAGCTCAAGGAGAGCGGCGCCAACCAGGGATGAGACTATTTACGACATGTAA
- a CDS encoding dodecin domain-containing protein: MENVYKTIELTGSSPDSIEDAVRNALSFSSRTIRNMRWFQISDLRGRIEGTHIDKWQVTVKLAFEVDQE; this comes from the coding sequence ATGGAAAATGTCTACAAGACAATCGAACTCACAGGCTCATCCCCTGACAGTATCGAAGACGCGGTGAGAAATGCCCTCTCCTTTTCATCCCGGACCATAAGAAACATGCGCTGGTTCCAGATCTCCGATCTGCGTGGACGTATCGAAGGTACCCATATCGATAAATGGCAGGTCACTGTGAAACTGGCCTTTGAGGTCGATCAGGAATAG
- a CDS encoding DUF1328 domain-containing protein, whose amino-acid sequence MTGWIILFLLLSAVSGFFAFSSIVVELSGIAQILFFISIALLLLSFITLLITRR is encoded by the coding sequence ATGACCGGATGGATCATCCTTTTTCTGCTCCTGAGCGCTGTAAGCGGATTTTTTGCATTCAGCAGCATCGTTGTGGAACTGTCCGGAATCGCACAGATTCTCTTTTTCATCTCTATAGCTCTTCTTCTGCTCTCTTTTATAACCCTACTTATTACCAGGAGGTAA
- a CDS encoding sulfurtransferase, protein MPCNPCLNLAPALPFQSKKTVNNKKGALMTLPLIKWIDTEWLKENLNNPQIRIIDCQPDVHDYIKEHIEGAVYLNENHFRAFYSNLPTHYSPTECIGKLLQWAGIQNEKTTVIYGGNGVFSKIGDGLEQSMVAYSLGRFGVKDICILNGGLEKWKEKNYPLSKEYPLIPPSDFQPSVQDEFFYNYKQFCEIKDRPETTIVDVRPRVIYEGKAMWSKPGHIPRAINLPWRVLMDHDNPRLLKPLEKIAELVKGRKIFPDKSIVLYCGTGREATSAFLVLKYAMNFPDVRIFEGSFTEWCTHPENLTVTGPSPVKIKSEP, encoded by the coding sequence ATGCCATGTAATCCCTGCCTGAATCTGGCACCCGCTTTGCCTTTTCAATCAAAGAAAACCGTCAATAACAAAAAGGGGGCACTGATGACTTTACCTCTTATCAAATGGATCGACACTGAGTGGCTCAAAGAAAACCTGAACAACCCCCAGATAAGAATCATCGACTGCCAGCCCGATGTACACGACTATATTAAAGAACACATAGAGGGCGCAGTCTACTTAAACGAAAACCACTTCCGTGCCTTCTACTCAAACCTGCCCACCCATTACAGCCCCACCGAGTGTATCGGGAAACTTCTCCAGTGGGCCGGTATACAGAATGAAAAGACAACTGTTATCTACGGGGGAAACGGTGTGTTTTCGAAAATTGGTGACGGGCTGGAACAATCCATGGTAGCCTACAGCCTGGGACGCTTCGGAGTAAAAGATATCTGTATCCTCAACGGAGGTCTCGAAAAATGGAAGGAAAAAAACTACCCCCTCTCAAAGGAATATCCGCTCATTCCCCCTTCCGATTTCCAGCCTTCAGTCCAGGATGAATTCTTTTACAACTATAAACAGTTCTGCGAAATCAAAGACAGGCCGGAAACCACAATAGTCGATGTGCGGCCCAGAGTTATCTACGAGGGAAAAGCGATGTGGTCAAAGCCAGGGCATATCCCGCGTGCCATCAACCTTCCCTGGCGTGTACTGATGGATCATGATAATCCCAGACTGCTCAAGCCCCTGGAAAAAATCGCAGAACTGGTAAAAGGACGGAAAATCTTTCCCGATAAGTCAATTGTCCTCTATTGCGGTACCGGCAGAGAGGCAACATCGGCATTTCTGGTTCTCAAATATGCAATGAACTTCCCGGATGTGAGGATATTTGAGGGTTCTTTTACAGAGTGGTGTACCCATCCGGAAAACCTCACTGTCACAGGTCCTTCACCTGTAAAAATAAAAAGCGAACCATGA
- a CDS encoding NAD-dependent epimerase/dehydratase family protein, with product MSKLILITGGAGFIGSHLCDELLEHGYRVRVLDNLSPQVHGPNAEKPAYLSPDVQFVKGSVGDPEVVKEALCGVSAVFHFAASVGVGQSMYQIKGYTETNNLGTAVLLESLLERGVERLLVASSMSVYGEGLYTDSSGIRVETAHRTLEQLKNGLWEPQSIDGTPLLPVATPESKPPSLASVYALSKYDQEQMCMMVGRAYGIPTVALRFFNVYGSRQALSNPYTGVLAIFASRYLNGKEPLIFEDGYQKRDFVSVLDVVRACRLALETEQASGKIFNIGSGYFYTVRDVASEMARVLGKESITPVISKKYRFGDIRHCYADITLAREVLGYEPSIAFDKGLVELAGWLEGQIADDLLDLANAELLERGLTV from the coding sequence ATGAGTAAACTGATACTGATCACGGGTGGGGCGGGTTTTATCGGTTCTCATCTATGCGATGAACTTCTGGAGCATGGATACCGGGTGCGTGTGCTTGACAACCTTTCTCCACAGGTTCACGGCCCCAACGCAGAGAAGCCTGCTTATCTCAGTCCCGATGTGCAGTTTGTCAAGGGGTCTGTGGGTGATCCTGAAGTGGTGAAAGAGGCGTTGTGTGGAGTAAGTGCCGTGTTTCACTTCGCCGCATCGGTAGGTGTCGGCCAGAGTATGTATCAGATTAAAGGATACACAGAAACAAATAATCTTGGCACTGCAGTGCTTCTTGAGAGCCTTCTGGAGCGTGGTGTAGAGCGCCTGCTTGTGGCATCGAGCATGAGTGTTTACGGGGAGGGACTTTATACTGACAGTTCCGGGATCAGAGTGGAGACAGCACATCGTACTCTCGAGCAGCTTAAAAACGGGCTCTGGGAGCCGCAGTCAATCGATGGCACTCCTCTTCTTCCGGTCGCTACCCCTGAGAGTAAACCTCCTTCTCTGGCATCGGTCTATGCTCTTTCCAAATATGATCAGGAGCAGATGTGTATGATGGTCGGGAGGGCGTATGGGATTCCCACTGTAGCGCTCAGATTCTTTAATGTCTACGGTTCCCGTCAGGCCCTCTCCAACCCTTATACAGGTGTGCTGGCAATATTCGCCTCCCGGTATCTTAACGGGAAAGAGCCGCTGATATTCGAGGATGGGTATCAGAAGAGGGATTTTGTGAGTGTTCTCGATGTAGTCAGGGCCTGCAGGCTGGCTCTGGAAACCGAGCAGGCATCGGGGAAGATCTTCAATATCGGAAGTGGTTACTTTTATACGGTTCGTGATGTGGCCTCTGAGATGGCAAGAGTGCTGGGGAAGGAGAGTATCACCCCTGTAATAAGCAAAAAGTACCGTTTCGGAGATATTCGTCATTGCTATGCCGACATTACCCTTGCCAGAGAGGTTCTTGGTTATGAACCGTCGATTGCATTTGACAAGGGACTTGTTGAACTCGCTGGATGGCTCGAGGGGCAGATAGCCGATGATTTATTGGATTTGGCCAATGCCGAGCTGCTCGAAAGAGGGTTGACGGTATGA
- a CDS encoding SDR family NAD(P)-dependent oxidoreductase: MKTGQKVVVTGGAGFIGTNLCHRLASDGYQVLLYDNLSRKGSEKNLKWLIDTHGSSIQARIADVRDQKALREALDGAQRVYHFAAQVAVTRSLDDPLEDFEINLRGTVNVLEILREAENPPFLLFTSTNKVYGRLGDLQLIKENTRYRVPDNSFSGIGESRLLDFHSPYGCSKGGADQYVIDYARTFGIPATVFRMSCIYGPHQFGNEDQGWVAHLLFRAVEKEPITIYGDGRQVRDLLFIDDLVEAFLNAYERREKCAGEAFTIGGGIKNTLSILELLESIKKLHGDVPNMVFAPWRTGDQKFYVSDLSKFHKLTGWEPSVGTLEGISRLYRWIVESGRRELSLMEKEGVA; this comes from the coding sequence ATGAAAACGGGGCAGAAGGTGGTGGTCACCGGAGGAGCCGGATTTATCGGGACGAATCTCTGCCACCGGCTTGCCAGTGACGGGTATCAGGTGCTCCTCTATGATAATCTGTCAAGAAAAGGATCGGAAAAGAATCTGAAATGGCTTATCGACACACATGGTTCATCGATACAGGCCAGAATAGCAGATGTGAGAGATCAGAAAGCGCTCAGGGAGGCACTGGATGGAGCGCAGCGGGTATACCATTTTGCCGCCCAGGTGGCTGTTACAAGGAGTCTGGATGATCCGCTGGAGGATTTTGAGATTAATCTCAGGGGAACTGTCAATGTCCTTGAGATTCTTCGTGAGGCAGAAAATCCCCCCTTTCTTCTGTTTACATCCACTAACAAGGTCTACGGCAGGTTAGGAGATCTGCAGTTAATAAAAGAAAACACGCGTTACCGGGTACCGGATAACTCTTTCAGCGGGATAGGTGAGAGCAGGTTGCTTGACTTTCACAGCCCCTATGGATGTTCCAAAGGGGGAGCGGATCAGTATGTGATTGACTATGCCCGAACCTTCGGTATCCCTGCAACTGTTTTTCGTATGAGCTGTATTTATGGGCCACATCAGTTTGGTAATGAGGATCAGGGCTGGGTGGCTCATCTGTTGTTTCGTGCAGTCGAAAAAGAGCCTATAACTATCTACGGTGACGGCAGACAGGTGAGGGATCTGCTTTTTATAGATGACCTGGTAGAGGCTTTTCTTAATGCTTATGAACGGCGTGAAAAGTGTGCCGGGGAGGCTTTTACAATCGGAGGGGGGATAAAGAATACCCTGAGTATCCTGGAACTCCTGGAGTCGATAAAAAAGCTTCATGGAGATGTTCCCAACATGGTTTTTGCTCCGTGGCGCACGGGGGATCAGAAATTTTATGTCTCTGACCTGAGCAAATTTCACAAATTGACAGGATGGGAACCGTCGGTGGGCACCCTGGAGGGTATTTCGAGGCTTTACCGCTGGATCGTGGAATCGGGTAGAAGGGAGTTATCTCTGATGGAGAAAGAGGGGGTTGCATGA
- a CDS encoding zinc-binding dehydrogenase: MKAAVCVSPGKFDICDMPVPGPGEGQVLVELEGCGVCGSNLPLWEGRPWFSYPREPGAPGHEGWGRVRERGGGVKDVKEGDRVAFLSGHAFAQYDIVNEDSLVVLPPELDGVPFPGEPLGCVMNIFNRSDISEGQTVAVIGIGFIGALITSLAAKRGARVLSLSRRQFALDTARRFGAQETVSMDNNHDVITKVMKFTGGGLCDRVIEATGYQQSLDIAGEVIKEGGKLVIAGYHQDGLRSVNMQVWNWKGIDVINAHERQNRRYVEGMRQAVEAITRGELEPSSLYTHIYPLEELSSAFEALRSRPDGFIKALVTL, translated from the coding sequence ATGAAAGCAGCAGTGTGTGTATCACCTGGCAAGTTTGATATCTGTGATATGCCTGTTCCCGGCCCTGGAGAGGGGCAGGTGCTTGTAGAGCTTGAGGGCTGCGGGGTATGCGGCTCAAATCTTCCGCTCTGGGAGGGCCGTCCATGGTTCAGTTATCCTCGGGAGCCCGGTGCTCCGGGTCATGAGGGGTGGGGCAGAGTGAGGGAGAGGGGTGGAGGAGTTAAGGATGTAAAGGAGGGTGACAGAGTAGCTTTTCTTTCCGGTCATGCCTTTGCACAGTACGATATTGTCAATGAAGATTCCCTGGTCGTTCTTCCTCCTGAGCTTGACGGAGTACCATTTCCCGGAGAACCTCTGGGATGTGTCATGAATATTTTTAACCGCTCAGATATAAGTGAGGGGCAGACAGTGGCTGTTATAGGTATCGGGTTTATCGGTGCCCTGATCACATCACTTGCGGCAAAAAGAGGAGCAAGGGTACTCTCCCTCTCACGTCGTCAATTTGCTCTCGATACTGCCCGGAGATTCGGAGCACAGGAAACTGTATCCATGGATAATAATCATGATGTGATTACAAAGGTAATGAAATTCACCGGTGGTGGATTGTGTGACAGGGTGATAGAGGCGACCGGGTACCAGCAATCCCTGGATATAGCCGGTGAGGTTATAAAGGAGGGTGGAAAGCTTGTAATCGCCGGATATCATCAGGACGGGCTGCGCTCAGTTAATATGCAGGTGTGGAACTGGAAGGGTATCGATGTAATAAACGCTCATGAGCGTCAGAACCGCAGATATGTAGAGGGGATGAGACAGGCAGTTGAGGCGATTACCCGGGGTGAGCTTGAGCCGTCATCTCTTTACACCCACATTTATCCTCTGGAGGAACTCTCCTCTGCTTTCGAAGCTCTGAGGAGTCGTCCGGACGGTTTTATAAAGGCACTGGTGACACTATGA